The genomic window CGCCAGCGAGGAGCGCCCCGACGTCATCGACGTCGGCGAGGGGGTGTCGGTCGCGCTCGACCCGCTGGACGGGTCGACGAACCTGAAGCCGAACAACGTGATGGGGACGCTCTACAGCGTCTACGACGAACCGCTCCCCACGGGCGGCGAGAACCTGCTCGCCGCTGGCTACATCCTCTACGGCCCGGTGACGACGCTCGTGGCCGCCCGCGACGGCGTCGTCAGCGAGTACATCCTCGAATCGGGCGTCAAGCGCCCGCTCCGCGAGGAACTG from Salifodinibacter halophilus includes these protein-coding regions:
- a CDS encoding class 1 fructose-bisphosphatase; protein product: ASEERPDVIDVGEGVSVALDPLDGSTNLKPNNVMGTLYSVYDEPLPTGGENLLAAGYILYGPVTTLVAARDGVVSEYILESGVKRPLREEL